The Ranitomeya variabilis isolate aRanVar5 chromosome 7, aRanVar5.hap1, whole genome shotgun sequence genome includes a window with the following:
- the CD2BP2 gene encoding CD2 antigen cytoplasmic tail-binding protein 2: MPKRKVTFEDLPEDEEKSKRRFPEEVGGPGSRFKGKHSLDSDEEDDGEDESGADSKYNMLAPEDVEGQESATLESEGGVQITPFNLNEEMEEGHFDSEGNYFLKKEAQIRDHWLENIDWVRIKEREAPPASSGADQESDSDEGRAPMEMRNILEEMLKVLQPGETVAKGIQRLGGSGPRKRLVKQRVKQSRVQRSLAMTDPSDPKERIAEDRTDVGAVATAEQSAEEPSGTDTPQEDKPLDRLISLADQMVALGVYEVYQDSYEKLAFRLRTMESPPAPALDMFADEVEEKTLATKEAVPAADEVLWEYKWENEEAAELYGPFTSTQMQEWVEDGYFSAGVYCRRVDSSTGQFYNSLRLDFDLYV, translated from the exons ATGCCGAAGAGGAAAGTGACGTTCGAGGATCTCCCGGAGGACGAGGAGAAAAGCAAGAGACGA TTTCCAGAGGAGGTCGGGGGTCCTGGCAGCCGCTTTAAGGGGAAGCATTCTCTGGACAGCGATGAGGAGGATGACGGAGAGGATGAATCTGGAGCTGACTCCAAGTATAACATGTTGGCCCCCGAGGACGTGGAAG GGCAGGAGAGCGCCACCCTGGAGTCTGAGGGCGGAGTGCAGATCACACCCTTCAATCTGAATGAAGAGATGGAGGAAGGACATTTTGACTCTGAAGGAAACTATTTCTTAAAGAAGGAAGCGCAAATCCGAGACCACTGGCTGGAGAACATCGATTGG GTTCGTATTAAGGAGCGGGAGGCCCCGCCAGCTTCCTCTGGGGCAGATCAAGAGTCAGACTCTGATGAAGGCCGTGCTCCCATGGAGATGAGGAACATCCTGGAGGAGATGTTGAAGGTGTTACAGCCAGGGGAAACTGTGGCCAAAGGCATCCAGCGCCTAGGAGGAAGTGGACCCCGGAAGAGATTGGTGAAACAAAGGGTCAAACAAAGCAGAGTGCAGCGGAGCCTTGCCATGACAGATCCGTCTGATCCTAAGGAGCGCATCGCGGAGGACAGGACAGATGTAGGAGCTGTAGCCACAGCAGAGCAGAGCGCGGAGGAGCCGAGCGGCACAGACACTCCGCAGGAGGACAAGCCTTTGGATCGTCTCATCTCCCTGGCTGATCAGATGGTTGCGCTCGGTGTGTACGAGGTCTATCAGGACTCGTACGAGAAGCTGGCCTTCAGACTGCGCACCATGGAGTCGCCGCCTGCACCGGCCCTGGACATGTTCGCAGATGAGGTGGAAGAGAAGACGTTGGCGACCAAGGAAG CTGTGCCAGCGGCGGATGAGGTTCTGTGGGAGTATAAGTGGGAGAATGAGGAGGCCGCCGAGCTGTACGGCCCATTCACCAGCACCCAGATGCAG GAATGGGTGGAGGACGGATACTTCTCAGCGGGGGTCTACTGTCGGCGGGTGGACAGCTCCACGGGACAGTTCTACAACTCTCTCCGACTGGACTTTGATCTCTATGTATGA